One window of the Actinomyces procaprae genome contains the following:
- a CDS encoding ABC transporter substrate-binding protein, producing MISNIASTAVSRRQALAGLGMASIAATLAACGGGGNSGKTTITYLSWETEEVARPLIDAFEDANPDIAIDFSYSAPTAGYFQTLQTRIAGNQQPTVHRINPETKEKLIGEGLVADLTDEPFMGAIADANLRAYEDDGKIYGASFGAWAAGVVYNRDLLAQAGADDVPQAWDEFLDLCKQLKGAGVTPYRESVQDIPSMFQAFLGAGYDLAGDERGEKKIFTGESTFAEEWPEPMKQWYRLYDEGIVGAESVSLTGTQLKEDFIAGNLAMFITGPWDLADIAASDLNWGISPMPAAPGGEPFATGAPDPGFAISASAQGEELEAAKKFITFLASQEGLRLANEHIGTLVNTSDFTVEVAPEYQGLYDDYLKTSKIYLPMNYWDHASDALQLEGIALCQQLVQGQITVEQVAAGMDTKLASL from the coding sequence ATGATCTCCAACATCGCCAGCACCGCCGTCTCTCGTCGTCAGGCCCTCGCCGGCCTCGGGATGGCCTCGATTGCGGCAACCCTCGCCGCATGCGGCGGGGGCGGGAACTCAGGCAAGACCACGATCACCTACCTGTCATGGGAGACCGAGGAGGTGGCACGGCCGCTTATCGATGCCTTTGAGGACGCCAACCCAGACATCGCGATCGACTTCTCCTACTCCGCTCCCACCGCCGGCTACTTTCAGACGCTCCAGACCCGTATCGCCGGCAACCAGCAGCCCACGGTTCATCGCATCAACCCGGAGACCAAGGAGAAACTCATCGGTGAGGGCCTGGTTGCGGACCTGACCGACGAGCCGTTCATGGGTGCGATTGCGGACGCGAACCTGCGCGCGTATGAGGACGACGGCAAAATCTACGGCGCCTCGTTCGGCGCATGGGCGGCCGGCGTCGTCTACAACCGGGACCTGTTGGCCCAGGCGGGCGCGGATGACGTCCCGCAGGCCTGGGATGAGTTCCTTGACCTGTGCAAGCAGCTCAAGGGTGCGGGCGTAACCCCCTACCGCGAAAGTGTCCAGGACATTCCCTCAATGTTCCAAGCATTCCTGGGGGCCGGCTACGACCTCGCGGGCGACGAGCGGGGGGAGAAGAAGATCTTCACCGGCGAGTCCACCTTCGCCGAGGAGTGGCCGGAGCCGATGAAGCAATGGTATCGCCTCTACGACGAGGGCATCGTCGGAGCTGAGTCCGTCTCGCTGACCGGAACGCAGCTCAAGGAGGACTTCATCGCCGGCAACCTCGCCATGTTCATTACCGGCCCCTGGGACTTGGCGGACATCGCCGCGTCCGACCTCAACTGGGGTATCTCGCCGATGCCGGCTGCACCTGGCGGCGAGCCCTTTGCAACTGGTGCCCCGGATCCGGGCTTTGCGATCTCGGCCTCCGCACAGGGGGAGGAACTCGAAGCGGCCAAGAAGTTCATCACCTTCCTGGCGTCGCAAGAAGGCCTCAGGCTCGCCAACGAGCACATCGGCACCCTGGTGAACACCTCGGACTTCACGGTTGAGGTGGCCCCGGAGTATCAGGGCCTCTACGACGATTACCTCAAGACTTCGAAGATCTACCTGCCCATGAACTACTGGGACCACGCCTCGGACGCTCTCCAACTCGAAGGCATCGCGCTGTGCCAGCAGTTGGTGCAGGGGCAGATCACCGTGGAACAAGTCGCCGCCGGGATGGACACCAAGCTGGCCTCCTTGTGA
- a CDS encoding LacI family DNA-binding transcriptional regulator gives MTTLADVAKEAGVSVMSASNVLRGKPNVSASIRERVLAAATKLDYRANMAAKSLRSGRSGIIALCVPRLDMPFNAAFAAAATSAAEEHGVRVMVQQTLSDPERELEILRGATASLVDGTIVSAVGASAREIEDAASSHAVVLYDERIQNTQLDLISSPNQAGGRAAVEHLITKGCRRIAVLGTHSAPHGRAGADGQDLRWAGALSAAEDNPQVDLTPIPCAWDCEPAYAAMLSALAVGTPVDGIFAMTDSVALGAIRALSDRDLRCPEDVRIIGFDGIREGAISVPSLSTVDIGITQLARTAVDMLLTRIEAPASELPGRRFTPAYTLIERESSR, from the coding sequence ATGACAACTCTGGCGGACGTCGCCAAGGAGGCAGGCGTGTCGGTTATGAGCGCCTCCAACGTGCTGCGTGGTAAGCCCAACGTCTCCGCATCAATCCGCGAGCGTGTGCTCGCCGCCGCGACCAAGCTCGACTACCGGGCCAACATGGCCGCCAAGAGCCTGCGGTCCGGTCGCAGCGGCATCATCGCCCTCTGCGTTCCCCGCCTCGACATGCCCTTCAACGCCGCCTTTGCCGCGGCCGCCACGTCAGCGGCGGAGGAACACGGCGTCAGGGTGATGGTCCAGCAGACGCTTTCCGACCCCGAGCGGGAGCTCGAGATCCTGCGCGGAGCTACAGCCTCCCTGGTAGACGGCACAATCGTCTCCGCGGTCGGCGCAAGCGCCCGCGAAATCGAGGACGCCGCGAGCAGCCACGCCGTCGTCCTGTACGACGAGCGCATCCAGAACACTCAACTGGACCTTATTTCCAGCCCCAATCAGGCGGGCGGGAGGGCCGCGGTCGAGCACCTGATCACCAAGGGCTGCCGCCGCATCGCCGTCTTGGGCACACACAGCGCCCCTCATGGCCGCGCCGGCGCCGATGGCCAGGACCTGCGCTGGGCCGGCGCCTTGAGTGCAGCCGAGGACAACCCACAGGTCGATCTGACCCCCATCCCCTGCGCATGGGACTGCGAGCCCGCGTACGCCGCTATGCTTTCTGCCTTGGCCGTGGGCACACCCGTCGACGGCATCTTCGCCATGACGGACTCCGTCGCACTGGGAGCCATACGCGCTCTGTCCGACCGAGACCTTCGCTGCCCCGAGGATGTGCGCATCATCGGCTTCGACGGCATCCGCGAGGGAGCCATATCCGTTCCCTCACTGTCAACCGTGGACATTGGGATAACCCAGCTGGCACGCACAGCGGTCGACATGCTCCTGACGCGCATTGAGGCACCCGCGTCGGAACTGCCCGGACGCCGGTTCACCCCCGCCTACACGCTCATCGAGAGGGAATCCTCGCGCTGA
- a CDS encoding alpha-N-arabinofuranosidase, translated as MMSSSPVPRAVVDLDVPGPTISRHIYGHFAEHLGRCIYGGFYVGEDSPIPNVHGLRTDVIEALRTIAIPNLRWPGGCFADEYHWRDGIGPKDQRPTMVNTNWGDVVEDNSFGTHEFMELCELLGADAYITGNVGSGTVQEMSEWVDYLTREGDSPMARLRRANGREKPWRVPFFGIGNEPWGCGGNMSAPVYAAQARRYATFVRSHGENEMVRIAGGANVDDYAWTDALMRDLVCDTCPRSEPGPYQAISLHSYTFRDSFEAKGQARGFSTEDWYATFANAWWMEELITRHSTVMDRYDPHRKVGLVVDEWGAWWDAKPGTNPHFLQQDNTLRDALIASLHFDIFHRHAERVIMANLAQTVNVLQAPILTDPTSGAMVLTPTYHVLAMNLGHHDATRLDVRWVDDLPAHADDGARPFPLVSVSASRKGDTALISTTNLDPAAPHTIRLDLRGAAAAVDGARVLTAAALDACNTPEAPDAVSAAAFSDWSLADGVLELVIPRAAYVTVSLGLEPTTN; from the coding sequence ATGATGTCCAGCTCTCCTGTCCCCCGCGCCGTCGTCGACCTCGATGTACCCGGCCCCACCATCTCCCGTCACATCTATGGGCACTTCGCGGAGCACCTGGGCCGCTGCATCTACGGCGGCTTTTACGTGGGCGAGGACTCCCCCATCCCCAACGTCCACGGTCTGCGCACCGACGTCATTGAAGCGCTGAGGACGATCGCCATCCCCAACCTGCGCTGGCCCGGCGGCTGCTTCGCCGACGAGTACCACTGGCGCGACGGGATCGGCCCCAAGGATCAACGCCCCACCATGGTCAACACCAACTGGGGTGACGTTGTGGAGGACAACTCCTTCGGCACGCACGAGTTCATGGAACTGTGCGAGTTGCTTGGGGCCGACGCCTACATCACGGGCAACGTCGGCTCGGGCACGGTGCAGGAGATGAGCGAATGGGTCGACTACCTGACCCGCGAGGGGGACTCCCCCATGGCGCGCCTACGCCGGGCCAATGGCCGGGAGAAGCCGTGGCGGGTGCCGTTCTTCGGCATCGGCAACGAGCCCTGGGGCTGCGGCGGGAACATGAGCGCGCCGGTCTACGCCGCCCAGGCCCGCCGCTATGCCACCTTCGTGCGCAGCCACGGCGAGAACGAGATGGTGCGCATCGCCGGCGGGGCGAACGTCGACGACTACGCGTGGACCGACGCACTGATGCGCGACCTCGTCTGCGACACCTGCCCGCGCTCCGAGCCCGGCCCCTACCAGGCAATCAGCCTGCACTCCTACACCTTCCGCGACTCCTTCGAGGCCAAGGGTCAGGCCCGCGGTTTCAGCACCGAGGACTGGTACGCCACCTTCGCCAACGCCTGGTGGATGGAGGAACTGATCACCCGGCACTCCACGGTGATGGACCGCTACGACCCCCACCGCAAGGTGGGGCTCGTCGTCGACGAGTGGGGCGCCTGGTGGGATGCAAAGCCGGGCACCAACCCCCACTTCCTGCAGCAGGACAACACCCTGCGGGACGCGCTCATCGCCTCGCTGCACTTCGACATCTTCCACCGCCACGCCGAGCGCGTCATCATGGCCAACCTGGCCCAGACGGTCAACGTGCTCCAGGCCCCGATCCTCACCGACCCGACCAGCGGCGCCATGGTGCTCACTCCCACCTACCACGTGCTGGCGATGAACCTGGGCCACCACGATGCCACTCGGCTCGACGTGCGTTGGGTGGATGATCTTCCCGCCCATGCCGACGACGGCGCACGTCCCTTCCCGCTGGTCTCCGTCTCCGCCTCCCGTAAGGGCGACACGGCGCTCATCTCCACAACCAACCTCGACCCCGCGGCGCCCCACACGATCCGTCTGGACTTGCGCGGTGCCGCGGCGGCGGTGGACGGTGCGCGCGTGCTGACCGCGGCCGCGCTCGACGCCTGCAACACGCCAGAGGCCCCCGACGCCGTATCAGCGGCTGCGTTCTCGGACTGGTCGCTGGCGGACGGCGTGCTGGAACTGGTCATCCCACGTGCCGCCTACGTGACGGTGTCCTTGGGACTAGAGCCGACGACGAACTGA
- a CDS encoding carbohydrate ABC transporter permease — translation MASSAFLLPVIAVFVLLFAVPLAQTFYFSLTNFSGYSTDVEFVGLKNYATVFSDPSLLQGLVFTIMFALATTVLITVFAIPLAVVLNKRFLGRNLVRSLFFFLSVPSMAILGLVWQYILSPLDTGVVNSILHSLFGADAVAWLAQSTSARVCVILVAVWAGVGWHATLYLAYLQAIPADLYEQAELDGAGQLQQFRHITLPQLAPGIVVSTFLLMSGGLKVYDLPFTLTKGGPGFATNTLTQSIIVQGIAQGRADVGSALAVIFTAAVALIVLAQLAVSNRIERNLS, via the coding sequence TTGGCCAGCTCCGCATTTCTTCTGCCCGTCATCGCCGTCTTCGTCCTTTTATTCGCCGTCCCATTGGCGCAGACCTTCTACTTCAGCCTCACGAACTTCTCCGGCTACTCCACCGATGTGGAATTCGTGGGCCTGAAGAACTACGCGACGGTGTTCTCCGACCCCTCGCTGCTTCAGGGACTGGTGTTCACCATCATGTTCGCCCTGGCCACCACGGTGCTCATCACCGTGTTCGCGATTCCGCTGGCGGTGGTGCTCAACAAGCGCTTCCTCGGGCGCAACTTGGTGCGTTCCCTGTTCTTCTTCCTGTCCGTACCCTCCATGGCCATTCTCGGACTGGTCTGGCAGTACATCCTCTCGCCCCTGGATACCGGCGTGGTCAACAGCATCCTGCACTCGTTGTTCGGTGCGGACGCGGTGGCATGGCTCGCTCAGTCGACGTCGGCACGCGTGTGCGTCATTCTGGTGGCCGTCTGGGCCGGGGTAGGCTGGCACGCCACTCTCTACCTGGCCTACCTGCAGGCGATTCCTGCTGACCTGTACGAGCAGGCCGAGCTCGACGGCGCCGGTCAGCTCCAGCAGTTCCGCCACATCACGCTGCCACAGCTGGCCCCCGGCATTGTGGTCTCCACCTTCCTGCTGATGTCCGGAGGGTTGAAGGTCTACGACCTGCCGTTCACCCTGACCAAGGGCGGCCCCGGGTTCGCCACCAACACGCTCACCCAGTCGATCATCGTCCAGGGCATTGCGCAGGGTCGCGCCGACGTCGGCTCCGCACTGGCCGTCATCTTCACCGCCGCGGTCGCGCTCATAGTGCTGGCGCAGCTCGCGGTCTCCAACCGGATCGAGAGGAACCTGTCATGA
- a CDS encoding TIM-barrel domain-containing protein, giving the protein MSPIHAATTPVFEIGPASITWRGSGQTLRVESWGESAVRVRCVPAGDLIDTDWALLPVPDVPTTVTVDGPDARLVNGRLTVLVHADSAYDAQAGYQVFRARLEIRDSNGRTLLRELGDGGALKLVARNFTPLPGGSHHLLAAFESPVDEHLYGMGQYQQEILDLKGSTFELAHRNSQASVPFVLSSAGYGFLWHNPAIGRATFALNRTEWVANATHQLDYWVTVGDSPAEISRAYADATGHAPMMPEFGLGYWQCKLRYWNQSQLLEVAREHTRRGLPIDVIVADFFHWPELGDYHFDEEMWPNPRAMVEELRELGIELMVSVWPQVSPLSENYPLLAKENLLVQADHGLQPQMAFGGPSLFLDPTNPRTRDTVWKICKRGYHALGIRLFWLDEAEPEYGTYDFDAYRYHAGPVSEVGNIYPQAFSRLFYEGQVSAGQEDIVNLVRCAWAGSQRYGALVWSGDIPSNWTSLHRQLIAGLHMGVAGIPWFTTDIGGFHGGDARDPAFHELLVRWFQLSTFFPVMRMHGDRLPFEKVTAADGTPREHSGAANELWSFGEEVEEILTRFVWVREHLRPYTRSLMREAHIGGQPVMRGMFYEFPHDDACRDLADQYMFGPDVLVAPVLTPRATSREVYLPAGASWTHAHTGQIHDGGQWVNLDAPLGSIPVLLRDGALSHLIGTI; this is encoded by the coding sequence ATGTCCCCCATACACGCCGCCACCACGCCGGTCTTCGAGATCGGGCCCGCCTCGATCACCTGGCGCGGCTCCGGCCAGACACTGCGCGTCGAGTCCTGGGGCGAGAGCGCCGTACGTGTGCGATGCGTCCCGGCCGGGGACCTCATCGATACCGACTGGGCGCTCCTGCCGGTGCCGGACGTGCCCACGACCGTTACCGTCGACGGGCCTGATGCCCGCCTGGTCAACGGCCGACTCACTGTGCTCGTGCACGCCGACAGCGCCTATGACGCCCAGGCGGGCTATCAGGTGTTTCGGGCCCGACTGGAGATCCGCGACAGCAACGGCCGTACCCTCCTGCGCGAGCTCGGCGACGGCGGGGCGCTCAAGCTCGTCGCCCGCAACTTCACGCCTCTGCCCGGAGGCTCCCACCATCTCCTCGCCGCCTTCGAGTCGCCCGTCGACGAGCACTTGTACGGCATGGGCCAGTACCAGCAGGAGATCCTCGACCTCAAGGGATCGACCTTCGAGCTCGCGCACCGCAACTCCCAGGCCAGCGTCCCCTTCGTCTTGTCGAGCGCCGGCTATGGCTTCCTATGGCACAACCCCGCCATCGGTCGTGCGACTTTCGCGCTTAACAGGACCGAGTGGGTGGCGAACGCCACCCACCAACTCGACTATTGGGTGACCGTCGGAGACAGCCCGGCGGAAATCTCCCGCGCCTACGCGGACGCCACCGGGCACGCACCGATGATGCCCGAGTTCGGGCTGGGCTACTGGCAATGCAAGCTGCGCTACTGGAACCAGAGCCAGTTGCTCGAGGTCGCTCGCGAGCACACGCGCCGAGGACTGCCGATCGACGTCATCGTCGCAGACTTCTTCCACTGGCCCGAGCTGGGCGACTACCACTTCGATGAGGAGATGTGGCCCAACCCGCGCGCCATGGTTGAGGAGCTGCGCGAGCTGGGCATCGAGCTAATGGTCTCCGTCTGGCCGCAAGTTTCCCCGCTCAGCGAGAACTACCCTCTGCTCGCCAAGGAGAACCTCCTCGTCCAGGCGGACCACGGCCTGCAGCCCCAGATGGCCTTCGGCGGCCCATCCCTGTTCCTCGACCCCACTAACCCGCGCACCCGCGACACCGTGTGGAAGATCTGCAAGCGCGGCTATCACGCCCTGGGCATCAGGCTCTTCTGGCTCGACGAGGCGGAGCCCGAATACGGCACGTATGACTTCGACGCCTACCGCTACCACGCCGGACCGGTATCCGAGGTCGGAAACATCTACCCACAGGCGTTCTCCCGGCTCTTCTACGAGGGGCAGGTCTCGGCCGGGCAGGAGGACATCGTCAATCTCGTGCGCTGCGCGTGGGCGGGCTCCCAACGCTACGGCGCCCTCGTGTGGTCCGGGGACATCCCCTCCAACTGGACAAGCCTGCACCGCCAGCTTATCGCGGGTCTGCACATGGGCGTCGCCGGCATCCCCTGGTTCACAACCGACATCGGCGGCTTCCACGGCGGCGATGCCCGTGACCCCGCCTTCCACGAGCTGCTCGTACGGTGGTTCCAGCTGTCCACGTTCTTCCCCGTGATGCGCATGCACGGCGACCGCCTGCCCTTCGAGAAGGTCACCGCCGCCGACGGTACGCCCCGTGAACACAGCGGCGCTGCGAACGAGCTGTGGAGCTTCGGGGAGGAGGTCGAAGAAATCCTCACTCGCTTCGTCTGGGTGCGCGAGCACCTACGGCCGTACACGCGCTCACTCATGCGCGAGGCGCATATCGGCGGCCAGCCGGTCATGCGCGGCATGTTCTACGAATTCCCCCACGATGACGCCTGCCGTGACTTGGCTGATCAGTACATGTTCGGCCCGGACGTCCTCGTGGCCCCTGTACTAACGCCCAGGGCGACGAGCCGCGAGGTCTACCTCCCAGCCGGGGCGTCGTGGACCCACGCCCACACCGGACAGATCCACGACGGCGGGCAGTGGGTCAACCTTGACGCCCCGCTAGGCTCCATCCCGGTTCTTCTGCGTGACGGCGCGCTGTCACATCTGATTGGGACCATCTGA
- a CDS encoding HNH endonuclease signature motif containing protein — protein MLEGSRVECPPAQHAGPGTAVLPVCFQETPSSAVQSLMPGSGSDPEAFGEYLAGIPAGAGLAGVVEGLLAGVLVPDRSSGELGRPGRDDGVGGRGGVPGGACAEGTGTSGAVAAVAAEDDADDGLVDAAEVLGIPDMDALFAAIPSPVDHALAGVSRRVGPDWGEGTGVDRLAALGGQVLSELVAACHRLGAWASWAEGVAAACLARTADMNRGVAPWGPKGQPEQVITDEEQRFTTCGEIACRLGVTRSSAGRILDRGQALLLPELAPTEVLHRAGLLDQSKTALIVGRLEGVCAEVSAAVQERVLARAPRRTASQLGRDIDRALAALDPEGIGGRRRRDVAHRHVGRPRQAGEGTHEMRLLLPSMDAFLLDATLDAIAASARAAGDGRSLGQLRADALTGMALRTLQGSQHVACRSTRTSDASDFVDAGCRSGGPVGEAAAEIPVAVIPTAENSSAGDATGVAHGTFGAGRGGCLLPDGVPLEGLLGALSGLVEPSRPWWTPSGIDPVFPPPGIGINVDVTVPLTLLVPDDDHTGGAPPGGEDGSRGASGMSLPTGSGGSAPAAVDGIETPVVVDGSSAPAAHGRSQSTTNGAGLYAGGGDALPLGTAPTAEVVIGRNRAPIPAATARALALGGVWRRLVTDPLSGAVVDVGRSHYRPPAALRDLVQARDQACTFPGCTVPAARCDIDHVISWAEGGTTSLNNLTCLCQAHHRLKHTPGWTLTRQDDDALLWTTPSGARYRRAPEGTVTLLPRRVGPRQLQVSARIIPEREARAVDGAVVERLRRGLEMASRRGGPGHPPQVTSRGPRPGQPVGAFEAHPYPAALHDLGLAPLLDKIPPF, from the coding sequence ATGCTTGAAGGCAGCCGTGTCGAATGCCCGCCCGCCCAGCATGCTGGGCCGGGCACGGCAGTGCTGCCTGTTTGCTTCCAGGAGACGCCGTCGTCGGCAGTCCAGTCGTTGATGCCCGGGTCCGGTTCGGATCCGGAGGCCTTCGGCGAGTACCTGGCGGGGATTCCGGCTGGGGCGGGGCTGGCCGGCGTCGTCGAGGGCCTGTTGGCCGGTGTACTGGTGCCTGACCGCTCCAGCGGTGAGCTCGGCCGCCCCGGTCGGGACGACGGCGTGGGCGGCCGTGGCGGCGTTCCGGGCGGCGCCTGCGCGGAGGGCACTGGTACTAGTGGTGCGGTCGCCGCAGTAGCGGCGGAAGATGATGCCGATGACGGTCTCGTGGATGCGGCAGAAGTGCTAGGCATCCCGGACATGGACGCCCTGTTCGCAGCGATTCCCAGCCCGGTCGATCACGCTCTGGCCGGTGTGTCCCGCCGGGTGGGACCTGACTGGGGTGAAGGGACCGGCGTCGACCGCCTGGCTGCGCTGGGCGGGCAGGTCTTAAGCGAGCTGGTGGCGGCCTGCCATCGGCTGGGCGCATGGGCGTCCTGGGCTGAGGGCGTTGCTGCGGCCTGCTTGGCGAGAACCGCGGACATGAACCGCGGCGTCGCTCCATGGGGGCCAAAGGGCCAACCCGAGCAGGTGATCACCGATGAAGAACAGAGGTTCACCACATGCGGGGAGATCGCCTGTCGCTTGGGCGTCACCCGCAGCAGCGCGGGCAGGATCCTGGATCGGGGGCAGGCGTTGCTGCTGCCGGAGCTCGCGCCCACCGAGGTGCTGCACCGGGCGGGCCTGCTGGATCAGTCCAAGACGGCGCTGATAGTGGGGCGTCTGGAGGGAGTCTGCGCTGAAGTCTCGGCTGCGGTGCAGGAACGCGTCCTCGCGCGTGCTCCGCGTAGAACGGCCTCGCAGCTGGGCCGGGACATCGACCGTGCCCTTGCTGCCCTGGATCCTGAGGGGATTGGGGGCCGTCGCAGGCGGGATGTGGCGCATCGGCACGTGGGCCGTCCTCGTCAGGCCGGTGAGGGCACCCATGAGATGCGGCTGCTGCTTCCCAGCATGGACGCCTTCCTTCTGGACGCAACCCTGGACGCCATCGCCGCCAGTGCCCGCGCCGCCGGCGATGGGCGCAGCCTGGGCCAGCTGCGGGCCGACGCTCTCACCGGTATGGCCCTGCGCACCCTTCAAGGCAGCCAACACGTTGCCTGCCGAAGCACGCGCACGAGCGATGCGTCGGATTTTGTCGACGCCGGTTGCCGTTCCGGCGGTCCAGTCGGAGAGGCCGCCGCCGAGATACCCGTCGCCGTGATCCCCACAGCGGAGAACTCCAGCGCCGGCGACGCGACCGGCGTAGCACATGGCACCTTCGGAGCCGGCCGCGGTGGCTGCTTGTTGCCGGATGGGGTTCCGCTGGAGGGGCTGCTCGGCGCTCTAAGCGGTTTGGTGGAGCCCTCTCGTCCCTGGTGGACGCCGTCCGGTATCGACCCGGTCTTCCCGCCACCCGGAATTGGAATCAATGTTGATGTCACGGTCCCGCTGACCCTGCTGGTACCCGATGACGACCACACCGGCGGCGCGCCGCCGGGTGGCGAAGACGGCTCACGCGGCGCGAGTGGGATGAGTCTGCCCACCGGCAGTGGGGGAAGTGCGCCCGCTGCCGTCGATGGGATCGAGACGCCCGTAGTTGTCGACGGGAGCAGTGCGCCTGCAGCCCATGGGAGGAGTCAGAGCACCACCAACGGCGCAGGTCTGTACGCGGGCGGTGGGGATGCGCTGCCGCTGGGGACGGCACCGACGGCCGAGGTCGTAATCGGCCGCAATCGGGCGCCCATCCCCGCCGCCACTGCGCGTGCCCTCGCTCTGGGCGGTGTCTGGCGTCGGCTGGTCACCGATCCCCTTTCAGGCGCCGTAGTGGACGTGGGGCGGTCGCACTACCGGCCTCCGGCCGCCTTGCGTGACCTGGTGCAGGCCCGTGATCAGGCGTGCACCTTCCCCGGGTGCACGGTGCCGGCCGCGCGTTGCGACATCGACCATGTCATTTCCTGGGCGGAGGGCGGGACCACCAGCCTGAACAACCTCACCTGCCTGTGTCAGGCCCACCATCGCCTCAAGCACACTCCCGGATGGACCCTCACCCGGCAGGATGATGACGCCCTCCTGTGGACTACGCCCTCCGGGGCCCGCTACCGCCGAGCCCCGGAGGGGACCGTAACCCTCCTGCCGCGTCGCGTGGGCCCCCGCCAACTCCAGGTTTCTGCTCGAATCATCCCCGAGCGAGAGGCGCGGGCCGTCGACGGCGCGGTCGTGGAGCGGCTTCGCCGCGGTTTGGAGATGGCATCCCGCCGGGGCGGGCCCGGTCATCCGCCGCAGGTAACCAGTCGAGGACCCCGTCCCGGCCAGCCCGTCGGCGCCTTTGAAGCCCACCCCTACCCGGCGGCTCTGCATGACCTGGGTCTGGCCCCTTTGCTCGACAAGATCCCGCCCTTCTAG
- a CDS encoding carbohydrate ABC transporter permease, whose product MSPAARRRLWYWIRSVVMILLALIAAIPLYYIVVNTFKTSQDMAVSPLGLPSTPTLENYSKVFATTPVLRSFLNTVYVTVVGVAGQVFIGSLAAYGIVMRRSRFTAVVGLVLMIAFVIPAQATLIPLYRLEARAGLVNTLNGLVVMYLAGAIFCYFLIVGYMRKLPWEIIEAARLDGAGPFTIYWRIVLPLIRPILATVIVFQTMSTWNDFMTPNVFISSTAKRTVVLQVYNAVGQFATDWPSFMTMTVIALIPVFIFFIFCQRWIVSGLAAGSVKG is encoded by the coding sequence ATGAGCCCCGCCGCTCGCCGTCGCCTGTGGTACTGGATTCGGAGCGTCGTCATGATCCTCCTGGCCCTGATCGCGGCAATCCCCCTCTACTACATCGTGGTCAACACCTTTAAGACCAGCCAGGACATGGCCGTCTCGCCGCTGGGACTGCCCTCCACCCCCACGCTGGAGAATTACTCCAAGGTCTTCGCGACCACGCCGGTCCTCCGGTCGTTCCTCAACACCGTTTACGTCACGGTGGTGGGTGTTGCCGGTCAGGTGTTCATCGGGTCGCTGGCCGCCTACGGCATTGTCATGCGCAGAAGTCGGTTCACTGCGGTGGTCGGACTCGTGCTCATGATCGCCTTCGTCATCCCGGCGCAGGCCACGCTCATTCCTCTGTACCGGCTGGAGGCCCGGGCCGGTTTGGTGAATACCCTTAACGGGCTGGTGGTCATGTATCTGGCCGGGGCGATCTTCTGCTACTTCCTGATTGTCGGCTACATGCGCAAACTCCCTTGGGAGATCATCGAGGCCGCCCGACTCGATGGCGCCGGCCCCTTCACCATCTACTGGCGTATCGTGCTGCCGCTCATCCGCCCGATCCTGGCCACGGTCATCGTCTTCCAGACCATGAGCACCTGGAACGACTTCATGACCCCGAACGTGTTCATCTCTTCCACCGCCAAGCGCACGGTAGTGCTCCAGGTCTACAACGCGGTCGGGCAGTTCGCCACCGACTGGCCGTCCTTCATGACCATGACGGTCATCGCGCTCATCCCGGTGTTCATCTTCTTCATCTTCTGCCAGCGCTGGATCGTTTCCGGATTGGCTGCAGGTAGCGTCAAGGGATGA
- a CDS encoding TetR/AcrR family transcriptional regulator, producing the protein MARLEDSTAPLKDAMGNALLELMQEKPLKKISAGEIASRAGLGRVTYFRHFSSKEEVLAYKYRTAWMDFSARHWYDESDDRANAIAMFRFCRQVRDINDVVFAAGRSSILLDTVLEALDAGQQKQQTPPGNGDAHKTTADSTTDAHETAADPITDTHAQNVRRFKAYGLFGLIDSWIRCGYQQSPEDMAAEYVSCLSPEIESLGTRGGGRRTGGRAARMRRLQRIRENAARQDPRQYIIDELP; encoded by the coding sequence ATGGCACGACTCGAGGACTCCACGGCGCCTCTGAAGGACGCCATGGGCAATGCCCTGCTCGAGCTCATGCAGGAAAAACCACTTAAGAAGATCAGCGCCGGAGAGATCGCCTCGCGAGCCGGCCTGGGGAGAGTTACCTACTTCCGCCACTTCTCCTCCAAGGAGGAGGTACTGGCATACAAGTACCGAACCGCCTGGATGGACTTCTCCGCACGCCACTGGTACGACGAGTCCGATGACCGCGCGAACGCGATAGCGATGTTCCGCTTCTGCCGCCAGGTGCGGGACATCAACGACGTCGTCTTCGCCGCAGGACGAAGCAGCATCCTGCTCGACACTGTGCTGGAAGCGCTCGACGCCGGGCAGCAGAAGCAGCAGACCCCTCCCGGGAACGGCGACGCTCACAAGACCACGGCCGACTCCACCACCGACGCCCACGAAACCGCGGCTGACCCCATCACCGACACCCACGCGCAGAACGTGCGCCGCTTCAAGGCCTATGGACTCTTCGGCCTCATCGACAGCTGGATCCGCTGCGGCTACCAGCAGTCCCCGGAGGACATGGCGGCCGAGTACGTCAGCTGCCTCAGCCCTGAGATCGAGTCCCTGGGGACCCGGGGCGGGGGCCGCCGGACTGGTGGGCGTGCGGCGCGCATGCGCAGATTGCAACGGATCCGCGAGAACGCCGCCCGACAGGACCCGCGCCAGTACATCATCGACGAGCTGCCTTGA